Proteins encoded in a region of the Deltaproteobacteria bacterium genome:
- a CDS encoding ornithine cyclodeaminase family protein — protein MALLLSRDELKPLIDLAKAIELIEDAHRQQAAGQIVAHAPYNITVGPSKTLRIVSGAVLKQRRVGVRLGPNSGLGGGDKMYATLFDADSGALLSFMGFPFGTLRTAAVVAIAAKHMAREDSKKLGLFGVGRNAFGILKALQTVRPISEIYVSSRDPERRKKFCAEGEQLLGISVRGVDSAEQAVRGMDVILTATNSLTPIFPADWVEAGTHVSSMGKPTEISRELHLKAARTVVGSQEQEREYSDKSAALPLVELVTEGKLSWSRVPELGDVIIGQAVGRASRDEINIFRESQGGYGDMAIAAWLYEEALKRGLGKQMEL, from the coding sequence ATGGCGTTGTTACTAAGTCGCGATGAATTGAAACCGCTGATCGATCTCGCCAAGGCCATCGAGTTGATTGAGGATGCCCATCGGCAACAGGCAGCGGGGCAGATCGTGGCCCATGCGCCGTACAACATTACCGTTGGACCGAGCAAAACCTTGCGTATCGTCTCGGGCGCCGTGCTCAAACAGCGCCGCGTCGGCGTGCGTCTGGGGCCTAACAGCGGTCTTGGCGGCGGCGACAAAATGTATGCGACGCTCTTCGATGCCGATAGCGGCGCGCTGCTGTCGTTCATGGGTTTTCCCTTTGGCACGTTAAGAACTGCCGCTGTCGTGGCCATCGCGGCCAAGCATATGGCGCGGGAGGATTCTAAGAAGCTCGGTTTGTTTGGCGTCGGCCGCAATGCTTTCGGAATTCTCAAGGCGCTTCAGACGGTGCGGCCGATTAGCGAAATTTATGTGTCGAGCCGCGATCCCGAGCGCAGAAAAAAGTTTTGCGCCGAGGGCGAACAGTTGCTCGGCATTAGCGTGCGCGGCGTCGACAGCGCTGAGCAAGCGGTGCGCGGCATGGATGTGATTCTCACCGCGACTAATTCGCTGACGCCGATCTTTCCCGCCGACTGGGTCGAAGCGGGCACCCATGTGAGCAGCATGGGCAAGCCGACGGAAATCAGCCGCGAGTTGCATCTCAAAGCCGCGCGCACCGTGGTCGGCAGCCAGGAACAAGAGCGCGAGTATTCGGATAAGTCGGCGGCACTGCCGTTGGTCGAGCTGGTCACCGAAGGTAAACTTTCCTGGAGCCGCGTGCCGGAGCTTGGCGATGTGATCATCGGCCAGGCTGTCGGCCGCGCTAGCCGCGACGAGATCAATATATTTCGCGAATCCCAAGGCGGCTACGGCGATATGGCGATCGCCGCATGGTTGTACGAGGAAGCGCTCAAGCGCGGCTTGGGAAAGCAGATGGAGCTTTAG